A genomic region of Bradyrhizobium sp. ORS 278 contains the following coding sequences:
- a CDS encoding bifunctional transaldolase/phosoglucose isomerase, whose translation MNPVKTLERHGQAVWLDFLARGFVAKGDLKRLIDEDGVKGVTSNPAIFEKAIGSSDEYDAPIAKALKSGDRSPTQLFETVAVEDIQNAADVLRPVYDQFDGNDGFVSLEVSPYLAMDAKGTIAEAEQLWKAVDRKNLMIKVPATDACLPAIEHLISKGISVNITLLFSQEVYRQVAEAYLAGLEAYVADGGDPSHVASVASFFVSRIDSVVDKQLDEKIAQANDPSEKERLTALKGKIAIANAKMAYQDYKHLFAGERWEKLAAKGAKPQRLLWASTGTKNKDYSDVLYVEELIGPNTVNTVPPATLDAFRDHGKVRDSLEEDVEAAKAALEDLAKTGISLDDITADLVIDGVKQFADAADKLYGAVAHKRAVVLGEALGQQSIAVAADLEKKVAAATEEWRKAAKIRRLWHKDASVWTGKDEQKWLGWLTSAEKADLADYEDYAQRVKGQKFSDAVVLGMGGSSLGPEVLAKTFPRKAGFPRLHVLDSTDPAQVRAMEKKINLSSTVFIVSSKSGGTTEPNAMKDYFFARISEAIGPKKAGHRFIAVTDPGSSLEKAAKAQGFARIFHGEPTIGGRYSVLSPFGLVPAATAGIDVRRLITNALSMVRSCGPDVPPLQNSGVQLGLAMGLAGLDGRDKVTIFASPKIADFGAWAEQLIAESTGKEGKGLIPIDGEPAASPDVYGHDRFFIDIKMDGDDVAGHDEKVAALEEAGHPVVRIVLASIDQLGQEFFRFEMATAVAGAVLGINPFDQPDVESAKIKTRELTAAFEETGALPAEEPVVSVKGCELYTDSHNAESLREHGADGTLASWLKAHLGRAGDGDYIALLGYIEHNDANTDALQRMRLRLRDTKHLATCAEFGPRFLHSTGQAYKGGPDSGVFLQITADDSQDLPIPGQKASFGVIKAAQARGDFDVLTERGRRALRVHLKGNLKSGLKMLDSAITEALS comes from the coding sequence ATGAACCCCGTCAAGACACTCGAACGACATGGCCAGGCGGTCTGGCTCGACTTCCTCGCGCGCGGCTTCGTCGCCAAGGGCGACCTGAAGCGGCTGATCGACGAGGATGGCGTCAAGGGCGTGACCTCCAATCCAGCCATCTTCGAGAAGGCGATCGGCAGCTCGGACGAATATGATGCGCCGATTGCCAAGGCGCTGAAGAGCGGCGATCGCTCGCCGACGCAGCTGTTCGAGACGGTTGCGGTCGAGGACATCCAGAACGCCGCCGACGTGCTGCGTCCGGTCTACGACCAATTCGACGGCAATGACGGCTTCGTCAGCCTGGAAGTCTCGCCCTATCTGGCGATGGATGCCAAAGGCACGATCGCCGAGGCCGAGCAACTCTGGAAGGCGGTCGACCGCAAAAACCTGATGATCAAGGTGCCGGCGACCGATGCCTGCCTGCCCGCGATCGAGCATTTGATCTCCAAGGGCATCAGCGTCAACATCACCCTGCTGTTCTCGCAAGAGGTCTACCGTCAAGTCGCGGAAGCCTATCTCGCCGGTCTTGAAGCCTATGTCGCCGATGGCGGCGACCCGTCACATGTGGCGAGCGTCGCCTCGTTCTTCGTCAGCCGCATCGACAGCGTCGTCGACAAGCAACTGGACGAGAAGATCGCCCAGGCCAATGACCCCTCTGAGAAGGAACGGCTGACGGCGCTGAAGGGCAAGATCGCGATCGCCAACGCCAAGATGGCGTATCAGGATTATAAGCACCTGTTCGCCGGCGAGCGCTGGGAGAAGCTGGCCGCAAAGGGCGCCAAACCGCAGCGGCTGCTGTGGGCGTCCACCGGCACCAAGAACAAGGATTACAGCGACGTCCTCTATGTCGAGGAGCTGATCGGCCCGAACACCGTCAACACCGTCCCGCCGGCGACGCTGGACGCCTTCCGCGACCACGGCAAGGTGCGCGACAGCCTGGAGGAGGACGTCGAGGCAGCCAAAGCCGCGCTCGAGGATCTCGCCAAGACCGGCATCTCGCTCGACGACATCACCGCCGATCTCGTGATCGACGGCGTCAAGCAGTTCGCCGATGCCGCCGACAAGCTCTATGGCGCGGTGGCGCACAAGCGCGCCGTCGTGCTCGGCGAAGCGCTCGGGCAGCAGTCGATCGCGGTGGCTGCTGATCTGGAGAAGAAGGTCGCCGCTGCCACCGAGGAGTGGCGCAAGGCCGCCAAGATCCGCCGTCTCTGGCACAAGGATGCCTCGGTCTGGACCGGCAAGGACGAGCAGAAATGGCTGGGCTGGCTGACCAGCGCCGAAAAGGCCGATCTCGCCGACTATGAAGACTACGCGCAGCGCGTGAAGGGACAAAAATTCTCCGACGCCGTCGTGCTCGGCATGGGCGGCTCCAGCCTCGGCCCGGAGGTGCTCGCGAAGACCTTCCCGCGCAAGGCCGGCTTCCCCCGACTGCACGTGCTCGACTCGACCGATCCGGCGCAGGTGCGCGCGATGGAGAAGAAGATCAATCTCTCCAGCACCGTGTTCATCGTGTCATCGAAGTCGGGCGGCACCACCGAGCCCAATGCGATGAAGGATTATTTCTTCGCGCGCATCAGCGAGGCGATCGGGCCGAAGAAGGCCGGCCACCGCTTCATCGCCGTCACCGATCCCGGCTCGTCGCTGGAGAAGGCGGCCAAGGCGCAAGGCTTTGCGCGCATCTTCCATGGCGAGCCGACCATCGGCGGGCGTTATTCCGTGCTATCGCCGTTCGGGCTGGTGCCGGCCGCGACCGCCGGGATCGACGTGCGCAGGCTGATCACCAACGCCTTGTCGATGGTGCGTTCTTGCGGCCCCGACGTGCCGCCGCTGCAGAACTCCGGCGTACAGCTCGGCCTCGCGATGGGACTCGCCGGTCTGGACGGCCGCGACAAGGTAACGATCTTCGCCTCGCCGAAGATCGCCGATTTCGGCGCCTGGGCCGAGCAGCTGATCGCCGAATCCACCGGCAAGGAAGGCAAGGGCCTGATCCCGATCGACGGTGAGCCTGCCGCGTCGCCTGACGTCTACGGCCACGATCGATTCTTCATCGACATCAAAATGGACGGCGACGACGTCGCCGGCCACGACGAGAAGGTGGCCGCGCTCGAAGAGGCCGGTCATCCTGTGGTCCGCATCGTCTTGGCCTCGATCGATCAGCTCGGACAGGAGTTCTTCCGCTTCGAGATGGCGACAGCGGTCGCCGGCGCAGTTCTCGGCATCAATCCGTTCGATCAGCCCGACGTGGAGTCGGCGAAGATCAAGACCCGCGAGCTCACGGCCGCGTTCGAAGAGACCGGCGCGCTTCCCGCAGAGGAGCCGGTCGTCTCCGTGAAAGGATGCGAGCTCTACACCGACAGCCACAATGCCGAGAGCCTGCGCGAGCACGGCGCCGACGGTACCCTCGCCTCCTGGCTGAAGGCGCATCTCGGCCGCGCCGGCGACGGCGACTACATCGCCCTGCTCGGTTATATCGAGCACAACGACGCCAACACCGACGCCTTGCAGCGCATGCGTCTGAGGCTGCGCGACACCAAGCATCTCGCAACCTGCGCCGAGTTCGGCCCGCGCTTTCTGCATTCGACCGGGCAAGCCTATAAGGGCGGCCCCGACAGCGGCGTGTTCCTGCAGATCACCGCCGACGATTCGCAGGACCTGCCGATCCCCGGCCAGAAGGCGAGCTTCGGCGTCATCAAGGCGGCGCAGGCGCGCGGCGATTTCGACGTGCTCACCGAGCGCGGCCGCCGCGCCTTGCGCGTGCATCTCAAAGGCAATCTGAAGTCGGGCCTGAAGATGCTCGACAGTGCCATCACCGAAGCGCTGAGCTAG
- the gnd gene encoding phosphogluconate dehydrogenase (NAD(+)-dependent, decarboxylating): MQLGMIGLGRMGGNIVRRLMRAGHSCVVYDRDAKAVAALVSEGATGAASLEEFVGKLATPRHAWIMLPAGKITEATVEQLTKLMSSDDVIIDGGNSFWQDDVRRGQALRERGLHYVDVGTSGGVWGLDRGYCMMIGGDKEVVDRLDPIFSTLAPGIGDIPRTPGRDGRDPRVEQGYIHAGPTGAGHFVKMIHNGIEYGLMQAYAEGFDILRHANSDALPEAHRFDFDLADIAEVWRRGSVIPSWLLDLTASALARQPGLEKYSGYVEDSGEGRWTVNAAIDEAVPAEVLTAALFARFRSRQEHTFAEKILSAMREGFGGHKEPEQHPDPARQSAPEMVKPKDDHKADRA; this comes from the coding sequence ATGCAGTTGGGAATGATCGGTCTCGGGCGGATGGGCGGCAACATCGTGCGCCGCCTGATGCGCGCGGGGCATTCGTGCGTGGTCTATGATCGTGATGCGAAAGCGGTTGCCGCGCTGGTTTCCGAGGGAGCGACCGGCGCAGCGAGCCTCGAAGAGTTCGTCGGCAAGCTCGCGACGCCTCGGCATGCCTGGATCATGCTGCCGGCCGGCAAGATCACCGAAGCGACCGTCGAGCAGCTCACCAAGCTGATGTCCAGCGATGATGTCATCATCGATGGCGGCAACAGCTTCTGGCAGGACGACGTCCGCCGCGGCCAGGCGCTGCGCGAGCGCGGCCTGCATTATGTCGACGTCGGCACGTCCGGCGGCGTCTGGGGCCTCGACCGCGGCTATTGCATGATGATCGGCGGCGACAAGGAAGTCGTCGACCGGCTCGACCCGATCTTTTCGACGCTGGCGCCGGGCATCGGCGACATTCCGCGCACGCCCGGCCGTGACGGCCGCGACCCGCGCGTCGAGCAGGGCTACATCCATGCCGGCCCGACCGGCGCCGGCCATTTCGTCAAGATGATCCACAACGGCATCGAATATGGCTTGATGCAGGCCTATGCGGAGGGCTTCGACATTTTGCGGCATGCCAACAGCGACGCGCTTCCCGAGGCGCATCGCTTCGACTTCGATCTCGCGGATATCGCCGAAGTCTGGCGACGCGGCAGCGTCATCCCGTCCTGGCTGCTCGATCTCACCGCGAGCGCGCTGGCGCGCCAGCCGGGCCTGGAGAAATATTCAGGTTATGTCGAGGATTCCGGCGAAGGACGCTGGACCGTCAATGCCGCGATCGACGAGGCCGTGCCGGCCGAGGTTCTGACAGCCGCGCTGTTCGCGCGCTTCCGCTCGCGACAGGAGCACACCTTCGCGGAGAAGATCCTGTCGGCCATGCGCGAGGGATTCGGCGGCCACAAGGAGCCCGAGCAGCATCCCGATCCGGCGCGCCAGAGTGCGCCCGAGATGGTCAAGCCCAAGGACGATCATAAGGCGGACCGCGCGTGA
- the zwf gene encoding glucose-6-phosphate dehydrogenase, which produces MTPLHPHQPPHQKPDACAFVIFGVTGDLTHRLVLPSLYNLAAGNLLPDRFCIVGIARKGMSSDQLRVNLMEGLRKYATRPVEDEIAQRLLQCVTAIEADPKEPDSFDELKERLEKLETARETHGNRLFYLATPPAAFAPIAQQLGRVGLLKEDGKAWRRLVVEKPFGTDLASAKKLNDQLLELVTEHQIYRIDHYLGKETVQNILVLRFANGMFEPIWNRHHIDHVQITVEEKLGVGTRGSFYDATGALRDMVPNHLFQLLSLVAMEPPARFDAHTVRSEKAEVLSAIQPLTEKEALLNSVRGQYKAGIVGDTEVTGYRETKDVNPDSATETYAALKLTIDNWRWAGVPFYLRTGKALGAKRTEVAIKFRQAPFAMFSCTPIDTLAENYLVIGIEPTQSITLQFNTKIPGPTIRTDGVQMKFNYKDYFQAEPATGYETLIYDCMIGDNILFQRADSVEAGWKAVEPFIEAWKKAGRDGLHSYEAGSEGPKAAADLLARDGRSWRKLA; this is translated from the coding sequence GTGACCCCGCTGCATCCGCACCAGCCGCCGCATCAGAAACCCGACGCTTGCGCCTTCGTCATCTTCGGCGTGACCGGCGACCTCACGCATCGCCTGGTGCTGCCGTCGCTGTACAATCTCGCCGCCGGCAATCTGCTGCCGGATCGATTCTGCATCGTCGGCATCGCGCGTAAGGGCATGTCGAGCGATCAATTGCGCGTCAATCTGATGGAGGGATTGCGGAAATACGCGACCCGGCCGGTCGAGGACGAGATCGCGCAGCGCCTTCTGCAATGTGTGACGGCGATCGAGGCCGATCCGAAGGAGCCGGACAGTTTCGACGAGCTGAAGGAGCGGCTCGAAAAGCTCGAGACGGCAAGAGAGACACACGGCAACCGGCTGTTCTACCTCGCGACCCCACCCGCCGCCTTCGCGCCGATCGCCCAGCAGCTCGGCCGCGTCGGGCTATTGAAGGAGGACGGCAAGGCGTGGCGCCGACTGGTGGTCGAGAAGCCGTTCGGCACCGATCTCGCCTCGGCCAAGAAGCTCAACGATCAATTGCTGGAGCTCGTCACCGAGCATCAGATTTACCGGATCGATCATTATCTCGGCAAGGAGACAGTGCAGAACATCCTGGTGCTGCGCTTCGCCAACGGCATGTTCGAGCCGATCTGGAATCGTCATCACATTGACCACGTGCAGATCACCGTTGAGGAGAAGCTCGGCGTCGGCACGCGCGGCAGCTTCTATGACGCCACCGGCGCGCTGCGCGACATGGTGCCGAACCATCTGTTCCAGCTGCTCTCGCTGGTGGCGATGGAGCCACCGGCGCGTTTCGACGCGCATACCGTTCGCTCCGAGAAGGCGGAGGTGCTCTCGGCCATCCAGCCGCTCACGGAAAAGGAAGCGCTGCTGAACTCCGTGCGCGGTCAGTACAAGGCCGGCATCGTCGGCGACACCGAGGTGACGGGCTATCGCGAGACGAAGGATGTGAATCCCGACAGCGCGACCGAGACCTATGCCGCGCTCAAACTGACTATCGACAATTGGCGCTGGGCCGGCGTGCCGTTCTATCTGCGCACCGGCAAGGCGCTCGGCGCCAAGCGCACCGAGGTCGCGATCAAGTTCCGGCAGGCGCCGTTCGCGATGTTCAGCTGCACGCCGATCGATACGCTGGCCGAGAACTATCTCGTTATCGGCATCGAGCCCACCCAGAGCATCACCCTGCAGTTCAATACCAAGATCCCCGGGCCGACCATCCGCACCGACGGCGTGCAGATGAAGTTCAACTACAAGGACTATTTCCAGGCCGAGCCGGCCACCGGCTACGAGACGCTGATCTATGACTGCATGATCGGCGACAACATCCTGTTCCAGCGCGCCGACAGCGTCGAGGCCGGCTGGAAGGCGGTTGAGCCGTTCATCGAGGCCTGGAAGAAGGCCGGCCGCGACGGCCTGCACAGCTACGAGGCGGGCAGCGAGGGGCCCAAGGCTGCTGCCGACCTGCTCGCGCGCGACGGCCGCAGCTGGCGCAAGCTGGCCTGA
- the pgl gene encoding 6-phosphogluconolactonase → MPSPELVRVADKAAMAQAAADVLLVRIAANPGRVAICLTGGSSPKQLYELLATDAYRDRIPWPRVHWFIGDERFVPPGDPLHNMTMARRAFLDACAPASNIHPIPTETSSPESSAAAYARELMAFYGANVLDPARPLFDLVLLGIGPDGHVASLFPGFPAVDVRDRWVVGVDKAHVAPFVPRVSLTLPVLASCRTMLFEVGGADKRPILTRVLAGEDLPANRARSNERTTFLIDDSAWPGPSATLPHALIVMGVSSSGKSTVGQALGRRLGWRFEDGDNFHPPANVAKMSAGQPLTDEDRWPWLRAIADEIARCRAKGERIIIACSALKKAYRKILAGDPHDVRLIYLEGDRELIGDRMGHRKGHFMPPGLLDSQFATLEPPGADEHPIKVSVNAPVEHIVDDVLQQLAIGRDRA, encoded by the coding sequence ATGCCCTCTCCCGAGCTGGTGCGCGTCGCCGACAAGGCGGCGATGGCGCAGGCCGCCGCCGATGTCCTGCTCGTACGCATCGCCGCCAATCCCGGCCGTGTCGCCATCTGCCTCACCGGCGGCTCCAGTCCGAAGCAGCTCTATGAGCTCTTGGCGACGGACGCCTATCGCGACCGCATTCCCTGGCCGCGCGTGCACTGGTTCATCGGCGATGAGCGTTTTGTTCCGCCCGGCGATCCGCTGCACAACATGACCATGGCGCGCCGCGCCTTCCTCGACGCCTGCGCGCCCGCGTCCAATATCCATCCGATCCCGACGGAGACGAGCAGTCCCGAGAGCAGCGCGGCGGCCTATGCGCGCGAGCTGATGGCATTCTACGGCGCGAACGTGCTCGATCCGGCGCGGCCGCTGTTCGATCTCGTGCTGCTCGGCATCGGGCCGGATGGCCACGTCGCCTCGCTGTTTCCAGGCTTTCCGGCGGTCGACGTCAGGGATCGCTGGGTGGTCGGCGTCGACAAGGCGCATGTCGCGCCGTTCGTGCCGCGGGTCAGCCTGACGCTGCCTGTGCTCGCCTCCTGTCGCACCATGTTGTTCGAGGTGGGCGGGGCGGACAAGCGGCCGATCCTGACGCGCGTTCTGGCCGGCGAAGACCTGCCGGCCAATCGCGCGCGGTCGAATGAGAGGACGACATTTCTCATCGATGATTCGGCGTGGCCGGGGCCATCGGCGACGCTCCCCCACGCGCTGATCGTCATGGGCGTGTCGAGCTCGGGAAAGAGCACGGTCGGCCAGGCGCTGGGCCGGCGCCTCGGCTGGCGGTTCGAGGACGGCGACAACTTTCATCCGCCCGCCAACGTCGCCAAGATGAGCGCGGGCCAGCCGCTGACCGACGAGGATCGCTGGCCCTGGCTGCGGGCGATCGCGGACGAGATCGCGCGCTGCCGCGCCAAGGGCGAGCGCATCATCATCGCCTGCTCGGCGCTCAAGAAGGCATACCGCAAAATCCTGGCCGGTGATCCCCATGACGTCCGCCTCATCTATCTCGAAGGCGACCGCGAGCTGATCGGCGACCGCATGGGCCACCGCAAGGGCCATTTCATGCCGCCCGGGCTGCTCGACAGCCAGTTCGCGACCTTGGAACCACCCGGCGCCGACGAGCATCCTATCAAGGTCTCGGTCAACGCGCCGGTCGAGCATATCGTCGACGACGTCCTGCAACAGCTTGCAATCGGTCGGGACCGTGCCTGA
- a CDS encoding Cof-type HAD-IIB family hydrolase, with product MTRIALVVSDVDGTLLTKDKVLTERAAKAARELREAGIAFTITSSRPAIGMGFLIAPLQIDLPVGPFNGSSIVSPEMRPLEQSLIPADAAERSVDLLHQRGIDIWLFTADAWLTRNPDGDYVPNEQRAIRADPTIIGDFAPYLSSACKIVGASRDFDLLARCEAEMRELLGSEATAVRSQSYYLDITPPGRNKGTFVTAMARRLGIALDQVATIGDMHNDVAMFEVSGLSIAMGNASDDVKSKARRVTTSNQDEGFANAMEMILAENAQG from the coding sequence ATGACCCGCATCGCTCTCGTCGTGTCCGATGTCGACGGCACGCTGCTGACCAAGGACAAGGTCCTCACCGAGCGCGCGGCCAAGGCCGCGCGCGAGCTGCGCGAGGCCGGGATCGCCTTCACCATCACCTCGAGCCGCCCGGCGATCGGCATGGGTTTCCTGATCGCGCCGTTGCAGATCGATCTGCCGGTCGGTCCCTTCAATGGCAGCTCGATCGTCAGTCCCGAAATGCGGCCGCTCGAGCAGAGCCTGATTCCGGCGGACGCCGCCGAGCGCTCGGTTGACCTGCTGCATCAGCGCGGCATCGACATCTGGCTGTTCACCGCCGACGCCTGGCTGACGCGCAATCCGGACGGCGACTATGTGCCGAACGAGCAGCGCGCCATCCGCGCCGACCCCACCATCATCGGCGATTTCGCGCCCTATCTGTCGAGCGCCTGCAAGATCGTCGGCGCCAGCCGCGACTTCGATCTGCTCGCCCGCTGCGAAGCCGAGATGCGCGAACTGCTGGGCAGCGAGGCCACCGCGGTCCGCTCGCAGAGCTACTATCTCGACATCACCCCGCCCGGCCGCAACAAGGGCACCTTCGTCACCGCGATGGCGCGGCGGCTCGGAATTGCCCTGGACCAGGTGGCGACCATCGGCGACATGCACAATGACGTCGCCATGTTCGAGGTGAGCGGCCTGTCGATCGCGATGGGCAATGCCAGCGACGACGTGAAAAGCAAGGCGAGGCGCGTTACGACCTCCAACCAGGACGAGGGCTTTGCCAACGCCATGGAGATGATCCTCGCCGAGAACGCGCAGGGCTAG
- a CDS encoding glycoside hydrolase family 15 protein, giving the protein MSCRIEDYALIGDCETAALVSRNGSIDWLCWPAFDSDACFAALLGDHSHGRWLIAPRDEVTITSRRYRGDSLILETRFETAEGTVELIDFMPPRGRASDVVRLVRGVSGRVAMRMDMIIRFGFGVEIPWVRRSEDRSALLAVCGPDMAVLHTPVETHGEDMTTVAEFEVAAGETVPFVLTYGASHLPPPKPIDYGQALRDTEAFWSDWSRRCTYQGDHRDLVMRSLVTLKALTYGPTGGIVAAPTTSLPEKLGGWRNWDYRFCWLRDATFTLLALMNSGYTEEALAWHNWLLRAAAGAPAHMQIMYGIMGQRRLTEWEAEWLPGYEGSQPVRIGNAAHAQLQLDVFGELIDAFHQARMTRLKLNDGTWALERAVVDHLTDVWDKPDHGIWERRGDGRHYVFSKVMTWVAFDRAIKSAERFGLEAPLERWRRLRETIHCDICEKGYDAEIGSFVESYGSKLLDASLLLLPAVGFLPSSDPRIRGTIAAIEQHLMRDGFVLRHDPREVSSQEQQPIEGAFLACTLWLADAHVLSGDVAKAETLFQRVVKIANDVGLLSEEYDIDARRQTGNFPQALTHIALVNTAQNLSGAKRTCDKPAKQRSDA; this is encoded by the coding sequence ATGTCCTGCAGGATCGAAGACTACGCGCTGATTGGTGATTGCGAGACGGCGGCGCTGGTGAGCCGCAACGGGTCGATCGACTGGCTGTGCTGGCCGGCGTTCGATTCCGACGCCTGTTTCGCGGCGCTGCTCGGTGATCACAGCCACGGCCGCTGGCTGATCGCACCGCGCGACGAGGTGACCATCACCTCGCGCCGCTATCGTGGCGACAGCCTCATTCTCGAGACGCGCTTCGAAACCGCGGAGGGCACAGTCGAGCTGATCGACTTCATGCCGCCCCGCGGCAGAGCCTCCGACGTCGTCCGGCTGGTGCGCGGCGTGTCCGGGAGGGTCGCCATGCGCATGGACATGATCATCCGCTTCGGCTTCGGTGTCGAGATCCCCTGGGTCCGGCGCTCCGAGGACCGCTCCGCGCTGCTCGCCGTGTGCGGGCCGGACATGGCGGTGCTGCACACGCCGGTCGAGACCCACGGCGAGGATATGACGACGGTCGCCGAATTCGAGGTCGCCGCCGGCGAGACCGTGCCGTTCGTGCTGACCTATGGCGCATCGCATCTGCCACCTCCCAAGCCGATCGACTACGGGCAGGCGCTTCGCGATACCGAGGCGTTCTGGTCGGACTGGTCGCGCCGCTGCACTTATCAAGGCGACCATCGCGATCTCGTCATGCGCTCGCTCGTCACGCTGAAGGCGCTGACCTACGGCCCGACCGGCGGCATCGTCGCCGCGCCGACGACGTCGCTGCCGGAGAAGCTCGGCGGCTGGCGCAATTGGGACTATCGGTTCTGCTGGCTGCGCGACGCGACCTTCACGCTGCTGGCCCTGATGAACTCCGGCTACACCGAGGAAGCGCTGGCTTGGCACAATTGGCTGTTGCGCGCGGCTGCCGGCGCGCCGGCCCACATGCAGATCATGTACGGCATCATGGGCCAGCGCCGCCTGACCGAATGGGAAGCGGAATGGCTGCCGGGCTACGAGGGCTCGCAGCCGGTCCGCATCGGCAACGCGGCGCATGCGCAGCTGCAGCTCGACGTCTTTGGCGAGCTGATCGATGCGTTCCACCAGGCGCGCATGACCAGGCTGAAACTGAATGACGGCACCTGGGCCCTCGAACGTGCGGTGGTCGATCATCTCACCGATGTCTGGGACAAGCCGGACCACGGCATCTGGGAGCGCCGCGGCGACGGCCGACACTATGTGTTCTCCAAGGTGATGACCTGGGTCGCGTTCGACCGCGCCATCAAGAGCGCCGAGCGCTTTGGCCTGGAGGCGCCGCTCGAGCGCTGGCGGCGGCTGCGCGAGACGATCCATTGCGACATCTGCGAGAAGGGGTACGACGCGGAGATCGGCAGCTTCGTCGAGTCCTATGGCTCCAAGCTGCTCGATGCGAGCCTTCTGTTGCTGCCGGCGGTCGGCTTCCTGCCCAGCTCCGATCCGCGTATTCGCGGCACCATCGCAGCGATCGAGCAGCACCTGATGCGCGACGGTTTTGTGCTCAGGCACGATCCGCGCGAGGTCTCGTCGCAGGAGCAGCAGCCGATCGAGGGCGCCTTCCTGGCCTGTACCCTGTGGCTGGCTGATGCGCATGTGCTGTCGGGCGACGTCGCGAAGGCCGAGACGCTGTTCCAGCGCGTGGTCAAGATCGCGAACGATGTCGGATTGCTGTCCGAGGAATACGACATCGATGCGCGACGGCAGACCGGCAACTTTCCGCAGGCGCTGACGCATATCGCCTTGGTCAACACGGCGCAGAATCTCAGCGGCGCCAAAAGGACGTGCGACAAGCCCGCCAAGCAGCGCTCGGATGCGTGA